In Miscanthus floridulus cultivar M001 chromosome 8, ASM1932011v1, whole genome shotgun sequence, the sequence AGAAACCGTATAAAGCACTCCAGACCGTGCCTTGAACGCGGATGCATCTTCCTCCGTCAGTTGCCTCTGCTTCTCTACTAGACCAGGGAACAATGGGACAAAAGAAACACCAAACTGTTTGCCCACTCTACGCAAGATTGTGCTTGACCCAATGATGATACCAATATCCGCCTCCAATAAGCAGAGCAAATCTCCAACTGAGTCTCCAATATAAACAGACAGGAATGGCGCTGTACTGTCCACGTCACTTCTGATGCTCTTGAACTTTTCAACTTTGTCTAGCGGAGACTGCATCTTTCTGTCAATCTCACCAGTTGAAACAGATTCCTCAAAGGCAAACTCGTTTGAATGTATGTTCAAACCATCTAGACAACCGGCTGCATGAAGGCATGACAATGCAAAGGAAAGTAACTGCCAGTTAAGAACTGTCTATTCAAAACAAATTTGAGATGTTGATTGTTAGCTTATAGCAACAACACAGGTTAGCAAATTGGCTTAATCGTGGTGGTGCCATTGTCATCAGAGAGACAAAGAATACCTGATGAGAAGGCGGATCTTATAAGTTCTGCACACCAGCAATAGGAAAGAATATGGATATCCAAATTGAGGTTCTCCCTTGTTTTTACAATCTTCTGAAAGAAATTTTTACAGCCACCTTGAAGAATAAGCCGCTCCCCAGCTTTCCTGATGTCTTCTAAATTCATTCCCCTCAGGACACCAGAGTCGACAACCCTAGAATTTGCAAGCTTCTCAAACTCAGCTAGCACCTCCAGGCCTTTATACAGTTTATCATAATCTAGTGACTTTGCTGTAATAAAACAAAAAACACAAACAATCATTAAATCATTCAAGCATGGCTTATCTACTATTGCAAAATCACAAACCAATAGAAACAAATGAAACACAGAGGCCATGATGCACATACATTCTTCTAGAGGAAGTAGTATTTCCATGCATTCCTCATACTCTTCCATGTATTGCTTAGAGAGCATGTTCCATGAATTTCTCAGGTCTCCCGATTTTGTGCGGTCGAGGTTATTATCAATCCCACTTTGACTTGCCTTTTGGAATGACAAAATTGCAATCTCCGCCAAAATGGCAGATGAATCAACAACAGTGCATGTCAAATCAAAATCAGAAAAGATCAAGAGTTTATATTTTGGATCACAATATCTTGAAAGTGGAGCTACAACAGTTTGGTCCACAAGCTGAGCAGAAAAGAACTCCACTTCCAGTTTCATAGCTTGCTGGTAGAGCTTGCCAATAATCTCAAGCTCCTCACCAGTTAATGAGACACTTAGTTTGTCTAGCAATTCTTCTATTTGGAGTGCATTGTCCTGTGGAAGAGAGGGTAAAACGAGAGATGATTCAGCACATGAACCAATTGCATTGAAGCATGAGCCAATACTACAGTCAAATGTAGAAGCACTGATGTATAGAACAATGATAATTCTATACCTCAAAATCACTGGATGCATATGTGTTAATCCATTTCTTGTATGGGTGATTTTCATCTTGTTTAAGGAAAGCCATGAGTTCTTTGCCTAGATATGCATAAAGCCTCATGCATGGAGTCATGGCCCCAACAGTGTATGCAGCAATTTTAGTCTTCTCAAATGGAGTAACCATTTTGTCAGAACCTTTTGTGCCATCAACTTTTCCAGCCGCAGTTGCAAGTAGGAAATCAGTGTACTTGGTTGTAGCTGCGCTTGGAGGCATCTCTTTGGTAGGATCAACTCCCCACTCCTGCAAATAGAATAGACAGGAGGGTACCCGATTGagtgttaagaaaaataagttGGGAAGAGGATTAGTTAGCAGTTATTGAATCAGAGAGGAAAGATGAAGTTCAGTTTTAAGGACAATAGATATATCTCTAGCAACTTATACAATACATCAGCTGGTAAGCATTTTGTTGTAGATGCAGGGCCTTAAAATGTACCTTCATTAATTGAATACGACATAGTTACATACTTCCATATAAAAATGCATGATCAGGATATATTAGAAGTGTTTGCTCAAGTTCTCTCAGTTTAGGGCTAAAATCATGAGCGAAATGATTCTTCCATCTGTCTTTTTTTTCTTCCCAAAGTGTCCTTGCGCCTTTACCTGTCCTGTATGTGACCTGGACTTTTTTTACCACATTCCTCCAAATTCTCCCTGCCTTCCTCTTGATTTTTCTGAGACCGTGTTCCACTTGATTTTTCTCCCTCCACGTGCTCCTCTTTtttaccttttttttttcctttccgaCTTTTCTTTCACCACCatactactccctctgttccaaattatcaccctgttcgcttgttggtttcaaccagcccaaaccagccaaccaacagtgttttcctctcacataaaaccagcaccagccagtccaaaccagcccagaaaccaaccagcgaacaggctgtataagtcactttgacttttttggtacatagattttgctatgtatctagacatacgtTATatgtagatacatagcaaaattgaTGTACCCAACAAGTCAGAGCGACTTATCATTTGGAACTGAGCAAGTACTATTCTTTTTACCAGTTCCCCCATCACACATGCATGCCTTCCACTTGTATTTTCATGTGTGTTCCACCTCcagattccttttctttttaccaGTTTTTCCCATCACGCGTACCTCCCACCCCTCTTTTTTCATGTGTGTGTTCCTGCATAGCTGTTTTTCTAAAAAATCGGAAGGAGAATTTATAAAGATAAATAACAACAATATAATAAATGTAAAAAACAAAGTAAAAGGCAACATCACAAGCCTTTGAACGTTTGACCCTTCCCTACGAAAGAAGGATTCCCCCACTAAGTTATTGTTGCAGTTTTAATTATATGAACAAAACTTGTCATATTAGAACCTGGTTGAATAGATCGTCCAACTAATTATACAAATGGAAATTTTGAGCGGTTTATTGTCCAGTCCCGTCTAAATAAACACTATGCCAAATCAGCACAAAGAATACACCCTATTTAGTGACGCAGAAACAAAATGCATCTCTTAAGCTCACAACCGTCCAATAGGATCCAACAGACCAATCTCTCTTCGTGTCCGTACGAGTTAGAGTTGTGTGTTTAAGCACGGTGCGGAGTCCGATTCCAAAGCAAATTGGAATACGAACCGTTTTCATGATCTGCCACTCTCTCACGCACCCATACGAGCTAGAGCAGAGTGTTTAGGCATGGTGCGGAATCCAATCGCAAAACGAATTGGAACGCATGATGTGATTCAATGATAAATCTCTAAATCTCCCGTACTCATGAGTTAGTGCAGCACGCATCTAGGAACAGTACATAGTTCGATTCCCAAAAGAATTGAGAAGCACGACCTGATTTCAGGTAACCACGCAACAACCTCAACGTCTCGTTGCAACGCACAAGTATGTTTGCTAGTATGGTATAAGGACTCAAGGGACATAAAAAAACCTCTTATGCAGTGAAATATCTGAAAACTGAAATACTCTTAACAACAACAGGCAATAATTAGCAAGATTTTGAATTCAACAGTGTTAACATGCTAATAGAGATCTATTTGGTAGTAAGCAGGTTAGGTTTACAAGTAATCAAAGGATGGAAGGCAAAGGTACTGGTAAGAAGTGAAGACTAAAAAAGAAAAACAGTATGTGCAATAATTCGTTTGGGGAGGAATGCATGGACTATGATCTTCTCACTCCGACAAATCAAATGGTCAAGGAAATGAAACAAATCCTAAAAAGGACAACAATTTAATCATAAGTTATACCACCAGATAGGACAGACAATATTGAACTGATAGGACTATCTTATACATATACACTAAAGCGAATtacaattttttgttttttttttttaaaaaaaagctatGTTGGCTTGTAAGCATTTTGGGTATAGATGCAGGATTTCAAAGTGCAATACTGTAAAATAGGTGCACAGTTGGCATAGTGGACTGCTCAGGTATGGCTTAATTAATCTAAGACAAGAGCAAGCAGCAAAGTTGCATATGCACGGCACAATCAAGATTCAAGAATAGTTAAGATACACAATCAAGATATATGTTAGTGTCAAAGCTACAAGATGAATATGAGTGATGTGGAGCAGTTGATTTATCTTTACTGAAACAGAACAGATCTGTTTCATTTGTATTAGTAGTAGTTTCCTAAAGGATCCATGTGTACATCCATCATGTTATAGTAGGATACTAGGTTCAGCGGTGAGGCTTGGCCTGCAACCGCAAGCAACCAATCCATTCATTGGCGATTCCATGGGAAACATATGGGTGGGGGAGGAAATGACCTTCAGAACGGAGGCGTGGAGGTTGAGCTCTTGGAGGATGGCCTTCCTGAGCGCAGCGATGGTGGCCCTGTCGTCATCATCGTCAGCGCAGTCCTCCGCCATTTCGTACCTGATTGATTGCGCCACGGGAGGAAAGGAAGAATCAGATCAGATCCAGTCCAGTTCTGGGAGTGGTTAGGCGAATCAAATCGGACGGAATCAGGAAGGAGGGAATTGGACTTAC encodes:
- the LOC136477083 gene encoding bifunctional TH2 protein, mitochondrial-like; protein product: MLVLRRLRLCLPLRRPLLVSSASASPSPFPCPSASPSTSSSFSCWSSTGEGRRSMASSPSPASAAVVAEGSAARRFWIAASTREAAFAAYTPFILSLAAGNLRLDVFRHYIAQDAHFLHAFARAYEMAEDCADDDDDRATIAALRKAILQELNLHASVLKEWGVDPTKEMPPSAATTKYTDFLLATAAGKVDGTKGSDKMVTPFEKTKIAAYTVGAMTPCMRLYAYLGKELMAFLKQDENHPYKKWINTYASSDFEDNALQIEELLDKLSVSLTGEELEIIGKLYQQAMKLEVEFFSAQLVDQTVVAPLSRYCDPKYKLLIFSDFDLTCTVVDSSAILAEIAILSFQKASQSGIDNNLDRTKSGDLRNSWNMLSKQYMEEYEECMEILLPLEESKSLDYDKLYKGLEVLAEFEKLANSRVVDSGVLRGMNLEDIRKAGERLILQGGCKNFFQKIVKTRENLNLDIHILSYCWCAELIRSAFSSAGCLDGLNIHSNEFAFEESVSTGEIDRKMQSPLDKVEKFKSIRSDVDSTAPFLSVYIGDSVGDLLCLLEADIGIIIGSSTILRRVGKQFGVSFVPLFPGLVEKQRQLTEEDASAFKARSGVLYTVSSWSEIHAFILGSDFS